In Strigops habroptila isolate Jane chromosome 7, bStrHab1.2.pri, whole genome shotgun sequence, the following are encoded in one genomic region:
- the MED28 gene encoding mediator of RNA polymerase II transcription subunit 28 yields MAGSLSGMFGNQPPGPPPPGPPGGPGPAGLIPPPAGPRNPNNTLVDELEASFEACFASLVSQDYVNGTDQEEIRTGVDQCIQKFLDVARQTECFFLQKRLQLSVQKPEQVIKEDVSELRNELQRKEALIQKHLGKLRHWQQVLEDISVQHKKPAEMPQGPLAYLEQASANIPAPMKQT; encoded by the exons ATGGCGGGCTCGCTGAGCGGCATGTTCGGTAACCagccgccggggccgccgccgccgggaccccccggcggccccggcccggccggcCTCATCCCGCCTCCGGCGGGGCCGCGCAATCCCAACAACACGCTGGTGGACGAGCTGGAAGCGTCCTTCGAG GCCTGCTTCGCCTCGCTGGTGAGCCAGGACTACGTGAACGGCACGGACCAGGAGGAGATCCGCACCG GTGTTGATCAGTGCATCCAGAAATTTCTGGATGTTGCAAGACAAACTGAATGCTTTTTCCTACAAAAAAGACTGCAGCTATCAGTCCAGAAACCAGAGCAAGTCATTAAAGAG GATGTTTCAGAATTAAGAAATGAATTGCAGAGGAAAGAAGCATTAATTCAGAAGCATTTGGGTAAACTGCGACACTGGCAGCAGGTCCTGGAAGATATTAGTGTACAGCACAAAAAGCCTGCAGAAATGCCTCAAGGTCCATTAGCTTACCTAGAACAAGCATCTGCCAACATTCCTGCTCCAATGAAGCAAACATGA